One Kaistella polysaccharea DNA segment encodes these proteins:
- a CDS encoding DUF3800 domain-containing protein: protein MGQFYIDDSVHDEAGFIIGACVYTDIDINEKVIDIIKSCGFDPNIFEYKSSANYSKEPEKAKVREELKGLLTDSCSLGIVVIPRTNRQQLGFECIKAVRQFIDSNKRIKKPTSVYLDQGMFTSKDKAEQLISSIDFTECTFHLEQNSIDIKGIQVADLAAHISSIQLKDALGLVTKMVKAGDNSGYEPDTDFGLGFEMWATIRYTFFNEGSKLYIDDPIADAILKVEPYGLYISDLCDKKLSDIAREKFGDIYLGCIH from the coding sequence ATGGGACAATTCTACATAGACGATAGTGTTCACGATGAAGCTGGTTTTATAATCGGAGCTTGTGTTTATACTGACATTGACATCAATGAAAAAGTCATTGACATAATTAAGAGTTGTGGCTTCGACCCTAACATTTTTGAATATAAAAGCAGTGCGAACTATTCTAAAGAACCAGAAAAAGCAAAAGTTCGAGAAGAACTAAAAGGATTACTTACTGATAGTTGCAGCCTTGGCATTGTTGTTATTCCAAGGACAAACAGACAGCAACTTGGCTTTGAATGCATAAAAGCTGTAAGACAATTTATTGACAGCAACAAAAGAATTAAAAAACCTACTAGCGTTTATCTTGACCAAGGTATGTTTACTTCAAAAGACAAAGCCGAACAATTGATTTCTTCAATAGATTTCACGGAGTGCACATTTCATTTAGAACAAAATTCAATTGATATAAAAGGTATTCAGGTTGCTGACCTTGCAGCTCATATATCTTCAATACAACTTAAAGACGCATTGGGATTAGTTACAAAAATGGTAAAAGCTGGCGACAACTCAGGCTATGAGCCAGACACGGATTTTGGTCTTGGATTTGAAATGTGGGCGACTATTCGCTATACATTTTTCAATGAAGGTTCTAAACTTTATATTGACGACCCTATTGCTGATGCGATATTGAAAGTTGAACCTTACGGACTTTACATTTCAGACCTTTGTGACAAAAAATTATCCGACATTGCAAGAGAAAAATTTGGTGACATTTATTTAGGATGTATACATTGA
- the lpdA gene encoding dihydrolipoyl dehydrogenase, whose amino-acid sequence MNYDIIVIGSGPGGYVTAIRAAQLGFKTAIIEKESLGGICLNWGCIPTKALLKSAHVFKYLKNAEQYGLNAVENPGFDFSKVIQRSRGVATKMSGGIAFLMKKNKIDVIMGTAKIQKGKKVSVTDKDGKATEYSGEHIIIATGARSRELPNIPQDGKKIIGYRQAMVLPEQPKSMIVVGSGAIGIEFADFYNTMGTKVTVVEFMPNILPVEDEDTSKHVEKSLKKSGIEIMTNASVESVDTSGNGVKATVKTATGNITLEADILLSAVGIASNIEGQGFEEVGIQTDKGKVLVNEWYETSVPGYYAIGDILATQALAHVASAEGITCVEKIKGLHVEKIDYGNIPGCTYAHPEVASVGLTEKQAKEKGYELKVGKFPFSASGKATANGDTDGFIKVIFDAKYGEWLGCHMVGDGVTDMIAEAVVARKLETTGHEVLKSIHPHPTISEAVMEAVAAAYGEVIHI is encoded by the coding sequence ATGAATTACGATATCATTGTCATTGGAAGCGGACCTGGAGGTTATGTAACCGCAATCAGAGCTGCACAATTAGGTTTCAAAACTGCAATTATAGAAAAAGAAAGTTTAGGTGGAATTTGCTTAAACTGGGGTTGTATTCCGACGAAAGCCTTATTGAAATCTGCGCACGTTTTTAAATATTTAAAAAACGCAGAACAATATGGTTTAAATGCTGTAGAAAATCCAGGTTTTGATTTTTCAAAAGTTATCCAGAGAAGTAGAGGAGTTGCCACGAAAATGAGTGGTGGAATCGCTTTCCTGATGAAGAAAAATAAAATTGATGTCATCATGGGAACTGCCAAAATTCAAAAAGGCAAAAAAGTTTCTGTAACCGATAAAGACGGAAAAGCAACTGAATATTCTGGAGAACATATTATTATAGCAACCGGAGCGCGTTCTCGTGAATTACCAAATATTCCACAAGATGGAAAAAAAATAATCGGATACCGTCAAGCGATGGTTCTTCCAGAGCAACCAAAATCGATGATCGTTGTTGGTTCAGGCGCGATCGGAATTGAGTTCGCAGATTTCTATAATACCATGGGAACGAAAGTAACCGTTGTTGAATTCATGCCAAACATTCTGCCTGTTGAAGATGAAGATACTTCAAAACACGTTGAGAAATCTTTGAAAAAATCAGGGATTGAAATCATGACCAACGCTTCTGTAGAATCTGTGGATACTTCTGGTAACGGCGTGAAAGCAACCGTAAAAACAGCAACTGGAAACATCACTTTAGAAGCAGATATTTTACTTTCAGCGGTTGGAATCGCTTCCAATATTGAAGGTCAAGGTTTTGAAGAAGTTGGAATCCAAACTGATAAAGGAAAAGTTTTGGTGAACGAATGGTACGAAACATCGGTTCCCGGTTATTATGCAATTGGTGATATTTTGGCAACACAAGCTTTAGCACACGTTGCGTCTGCAGAAGGAATTACTTGTGTTGAAAAAATCAAAGGACTTCACGTAGAAAAAATCGATTACGGCAATATTCCGGGTTGTACATATGCGCATCCAGAAGTGGCGTCTGTTGGTTTAACCGAGAAGCAAGCGAAGGAAAAAGGCTACGAACTGAAAGTAGGGAAGTTCCCTTTCTCAGCTTCCGGAAAAGCTACAGCAAACGGTGATACCGATGGTTTCATCAAAGTAATTTTCGATGCGAAATACGGCGAATGGCTGGGTTGTCATATGGTTGGTGACGGCGTTACCGATATGATCGCAGAAGCAGTTGTAGCGCGTAAATTAGAAACTACCGGCCACGAAGTGTTGAAGTCAATTCACCCGCATCCAACTATTTCCGAGGCAGTGATGGAAGCAGTTGCAGCCGCTTATGGCGAAGTGATTCACATCTAA